Proteins found in one Aethina tumida isolate Nest 87 chromosome 1, icAetTumi1.1, whole genome shotgun sequence genomic segment:
- the LOC109601912 gene encoding CLIP-associating protein isoform X4 gives MAYHCPRDLDGFMPLLSKPDTRFRQQVGTDLLAYLAEPSNPIVCQDIGQFIDELIPWMQSSNYKVSSNGIEVMTYLIDRLGTDFRPYQQNVLQNVIDRLGDAKDTVREKAQLLILKLLERNVLAPQALLEKLTPGFTHKNAKIREEILRCLVNVLNEHGAHSLTLSKFIPDIVKLLSDPASSVRDTAFSTLVDLYRHVGEKLRVDLQKRNLVPQAKWPTLSARFDEARANGELLQSAAATTSKFDVDQVDNMAKSIPIKKPLIGSSAKQRVIPQNSTNAVLSRVGSVRKLCLSTSGAVDEESFVRAFEETPTIQIFSSKEISEHLKSIQDIISDPNKDWNKRADALKKIRSLVMAGATNYDEFHTGLKSLEIPLQGTIKDLRSQVVREACITIAFLALKLGNKFDKAAELLLQPLINLIQNSAKVMATAGQVTVRFIIQNTHSPRLIQPITSNAMTSKSKDIRRSCCEFIELMLTTWPTHPLERHVAALQEAVKKGIADADSEARVISRRAFKGFKDHFPENAEVLLQSLDPSHRRAVQGDTMSNSSSNNNLASTGFKTPRIHSRTASHSATGSTENLSSASGGLQRAPSLPRSYRQRSGIPVLTRDNSGRKAGFRSNSAIDLQAAQRAKARVQYAQMARNKISSGTASLQGEVAQQARPRKASDAMVTASPERIGRTRNRSSQSQPTSRSGSPSSRLAYLYNRSTEHESPRTRRLSSGIPRSTQGSRDTSRETSPNRGGNITMRYRRGGDRPPISPASKPVLAQKILQQSREAENALADVLNDSSSMEHYRTTRKPLRLENHSDESETSSVCSERSFDSFKRPTDDINEIIVLCNSTNWQERKDGLLSLQYYLSNEMRLTPGELKHLTEIFTRMFMDSHTKGLSVFLDTVLEVIRVHKNEMHYWVYVLLQRVFVKIGTETLNSLQNKLMMTLEVIRTSFPTPLLLNNVYRFIMDATQTPNSKVKCVVLNFLTSICNHADSSSFTSSPVTLQKIISFAQDTKSMEIRCAAKLCLVAMWNCSTPQMIMTLSELPKEQQEIVSNIVHSHMRKSSTGSEPTSPLVASSPKALSPGISPMRDGVDQEEIYRSLRKTTAEIQNYSYETLGSKLDRDRDTTSQDSGISQMSLGNDVKNDVGTIEERMEELTIKGSLAASRTGPRSLPYNNVNGVSETDSNGFRSLGDLKESDVVSTILEYCLVEVPNPVEEKRQVLSQLIDLIKQGQTEHVISNFKKLLRVLIDNLNGSDMQIQIIVLQILAAIFQSESLKQCWMNYVELLTLRVLQAHCNEKRDVVKVAETTAAAMSVFPFNTVVNTLGPLIRTDPYPSVLGAIKMLTKLIEYNPNEVTDDHLEAIMPGLIKGTDHQESPVRKSCIFCMVAIHKAVGEERLLRFINQLTGSKIKLLRLYIGRSQQNTSVPTSPKNTGNS, from the exons GTTTCGAGCAATGGCATCGAGGTAATGACATATCTGATCGATCGATTGGGCACAGATTTTAGGCCGTACCAGCAGAACGTACTGCAGAACGTGATCGATCGTTTGGGCGACGCCAAGGACACGGTGCGAGAAAAAGCTCAATTACTCATACTTAAGTTACTGGAGAGGAACGTGCTAGCGCCCCAGGCCCTCCTCGAAAAACTCACGCCGGGCTTCACGCACAAAAATGCCAAGATCAGGGAGGAAATTCTGAGGTGTCTCGTGAACGTGCTGAACGA GCACGGGGCCCACAGCTTAACGTTGAGCAAGTTCATACCGGACATAGTGAAACTACTGTCGGACCCCGCGTCCTCGGTGCGAGACACCGCCTTCTCCACTCTGGTGGATCTGTACAGACACGTGGGCGAGAAGCTTCGTGTCGATCTGCAGAAGAGGAACTTGGTGCCGCAGGCCAAGTGGCCGACGCTATCGGCACGCTTCGACGAGGCCCGGGCGAACGGTGAGCTGCTCCAGTCGGCGGCTGCAACGACTTCTAAATTCGACG TGGATCAAGTAGACAACATGGCCAAAAGTATACCAATAAAGAAACCGTTGATTGGCAGCTCTGCCAAACAGCGTGTGATACCTCAAAATAGTACAAACGCTG TTCTAAGCAGAGTTGGTTCAGTGAGAAAACTGTGCCTTTCAACAT ctgGTGCTGTAGACGAAGAGTCATTTGTAAGAGCTTTTGAGGAAACGCCgacaattcaaatattttcatccaAAGAAATCTCTGAACATCTGAAAAGTATACAGGATATAATATCTGATCCCAACAAAGATTGGAATAAAAGGGCCGACGCT TTAAAGAAAATTAGATCGCTAGTAATGGCTGGCGCAACAAACTACGACGAATTCCATACGGGTCTGAAGTCCTTGGAGATTCCCTTGCAGGGCACGATCAAGGATCTAAGGTCGCAGGTGGTGCGCGAAGCATGCATCACGATAGCCTTTTTGGCCCTCAAACTCGGCAACAAGTTCGACAAGGCTGCGGAATTGTTGCTTCAACCACTCATAAATCTTATTCAAAACTCCGCCAAG GTAATGGCTACTGCCGGTCAGGTGACCGTGCGATTCATCATCCAAAACACACACAGTCCCCGCTTGATACAACCGATCACCAGCAACGCTATGACTTCTAAAAGCAAAGATATACGACGCAGCTGTTGCGAATTTATCGAACTCATGTTGACCACGTGGCCGACACATCCTCTTGAAAGGCATGTGGCGGCCCTACAAGAAGCAGTGAAGAAAGGTATCGCGGACGCCGATTCTGAAGCCAGAGTCATTTCCAGACG GGCGTTCAAAGGATTTAAAGATCATTTCCCAGAAAACGCTGAAGTTTTACTACAAAGCTTGGATCCGTCTCACAGAAGGGCAGTTCAAGGAGATACCATGTCCAACAGTTCGTCAAACAACAATCTGGCGTCGACTGGATTTAAGACACCCAGAATTCATTCGAGAACTGCATCACACAGCGCAAcag GGAGTACAGAAAATTTGTCTAGTGCCAGTGGAGGTCTTCAAAGAGCTCCTTCCTTACCTCGAAGTTATAGACAACGTAGCGGTATTCCTGTACTCACTAGAGACA ATTCAGGACGGAAAGCAGGCTTCAGAAGCAACTCGGCCATCGATCTTCAGGCGGCCCAAAGGGCGAAGGCTAGAGTTCAATACGCCCAAATGGCAAGGAACAAGATTAGTTCGGGAACAGCCAGTCTTC AGGGAGAGGTAGCTCAACAag CTCGACCGAGAAAAGCGTCTGACGCCATGGTTACAGCCTCCCCGGAAAGAATAGGCAGAACAAGAAACAGGAGTTCACAATCGCAAC CTACCAGTCGATCGGGGTCGCCCAGTTCTCGCCTCGCCTACCTGTACAACCGCAGCACCGAACATGAGTCGCCGCGTACGCGACGCCTGTCCTCGGGCATACCGCGTTCGACGCAGGGATCACGAGACACGTCTCGCGAAACCAGTCCCAACAGGGGCGGCAACATCACAATGCGTTACAGGCGAGGCGGCGATCGTCCTCCCATCAGTCCCGCCTCGAAGCCTGTGTTGGCCCAGAAGATATTGCAGCAGAGCAGAGAGGCCGAGAATGCTCTTGCCGACGTGCTG AATGACTCTTCAAGCATGGAACACTACAGGACCACGCGAAAGCCCCTGAGGCTGGAGAACCATTCGGACGAATCGGAGACCTCTAGTGTTTGTTCTGAGCGGTCGTTCGACTCGTTCAAGAGACCTACTGAT GATATCAACGAAATCATAGTGCTGTGTAATAGTACGAACTGGCAAGAGAGAAAAGACGGCCTCCTCTCCTTACAATATTATCTCAGCAACGAGATGCGCTTAACGCCGGGCGAATTGAAACATCTCACCGAAATTTTTACCAGGATGTTCATGGACTCCCACACGAAAGGACTAAGTGTATTTCTAGACACAGTCCTCGAAGTAATAAGGGTACATAAAAACGAAATGCACTACTGGGTCTATGTACTGTTGCAAAGAGTTTTTGTGAAAATAGGGACCGAAACTCTGAACTCCCTTCAGAACAAGCTCATGATGACACTGGAAGTTATACGAACGAGCTTTCCCACACCCCTATTACTTAATAACGTGTATAGGTTCATAATGGACGCCACTCAGACCCCCAACAGTAAAGTAAAATGTGTAGTGCTTAACTTCTTGACGTCTATCTGCAATCACGCCGACAGCAGCTCCTTCACTTCGTCACCGGTGACGCTGCAGAAAATCATTAGCTTTGCACAAGACACTAAGTCAATGGAAATCAGATGTGCCGCAAAATTATGCTTGGTGGCCATGTGGAATTGTAGCACGCCCCAGATGATCATGACCCTGAGCGAATTGCCTAAGGAACAACAGGAAATCGTGTCGAATATCGTGCACAGTCATATGAGGAAAAGTTCGACGGGCAGCGAGCCCACAAGTCCTCTGGTTGCCAGCAGTCCGAAAGCTCTATCGCCCGGTATATCGCCCATGCGCGACGGCGTGGACCAGGAGGAGATCTACAGGAGCTTGAGAAAGACCACCGCCGAAATACAGAATTACAGTTACGAAACGTTAGGCTCAAAATTGGACAGGGACCGAGATACAACGTCGCAGGACTCGGGTATTTCGCAGATGTCTTTGGGCAACGATGTTAAGAACGATGTGGGAACTATTGAAGAAAGGATGGAGGAACTAACCATAAAAGGTAGTCTTGCCGCTTCTAGGACGGGACCTAGATCATTACCCTACAACAACGTAAACGGTGTTTCTGAAACTGATTCGAATGGTTTCAGAAGTTTAG gAGACTTGAAAGAATCCGATGTAGTTTCCACAATATTAGAGTATTGTTTGGTTGAAGTTCCGAATCCAGTGGAAGAAAAGCGTCAGGTGTTATCTCAATTAATAGATCTTATAAAGCAAGGGCAGACGGAACatgtaataagtaattttaa gaaattgttgcgagttttaattgataatctCAATGGGTCAGACATGCAGATTCAGATAATAGTCCTTCAAATATTGGCGGCTATATTCCAGTCTGAGTCGTTGAAGCAATGCTGGATGAATTACGTAGAATTGTTAACGTTAAGAGTACTTCAGGCACATTGTAATGAAAAGCGAGAT gtTGTCAAAGTGGCGGAAACAACAGCAGCAGCGATGAGTGTATTTCCTTTCAATACTGTGGTGAATACTTTGGGCCCATTAATCAGGACCGATCCCTATCCTTCGGTGTTAGGGGCCATAAAAATGCTAACCAAATTGATCGAGTATAACCCGAATGAGGTTACCGACGACCACTTGGAAGCTATCATGCCCGGACttattaaa ggTACTGATCATCAAGAGAGTCCCGTGCGAAAGAGTTGCATATTTTGTATGGTGGCCATCCACAAGGCGGTGGGTGAGGAGCGGCTGTTACGTTTCATCAATCAGTTGACCGGTAGCAAGATCAAATTGTTGCGGTTGTACATTGGGCGTTCGCAGCAAAACACTTCGGTACCCACGAGTCCCAAGAACACGGGAAACAGCTAG
- the LOC109601912 gene encoding CLIP-associating protein isoform X2, with protein MAYHCPRDLDGFMPLLSKPDTRFRQQVGTDLLAYLAEPSNPIVCQDIGQFIDELIPWMQSSNYKVSSNGIEVMTYLIDRLGTDFRPYQQNVLQNVIDRLGDAKDTVREKAQLLILKLLERNVLAPQALLEKLTPGFTHKNAKIREEILRCLVNVLNEHGAHSLTLSKFIPDIVKLLSDPASSVRDTAFSTLVDLYRHVGEKLRVDLQKRNLVPQAKWPTLSARFDEARANGELLQSAAATTSKFDVDQVDNMAKSIPIKKPLIGSSAKQRVIPQNSTNAVLSRVGSVRKLCLSTSGAVDEESFVRAFEETPTIQIFSSKEISEHLKSIQDIISDPNKDWNKRADALKKIRSLVMAGATNYDEFHTGLKSLEIPLQGTIKDLRSQVVREACITIAFLALKLGNKFDKAAELLLQPLINLIQNSAKVMATAGQVTVRFIIQNTHSPRLIQPITSNAMTSKSKDIRRSCCEFIELMLTTWPTHPLERHVAALQEAVKKGIADADSEARVISRRAFKGFKDHFPENAEVLLQSLDPSHRRAVQGDTMSNSSSNNNLASTGFKTPRIHSRTASHSATGSTENLSSASGGLQRAPSLPRSYRQRSGIPVLTRDNSGRKAGFRSNSAIDLQAAQRAKARVQYAQMARNKISSGTASLPRPRKASDAMVTASPERIGRTRNRSSQSQPTSRSGSPSSRLAYLYNRSTEHESPRTRRLSSGIPRSTQGSRDTSRETSPNRGGNITMRYRRGGDRPPISPASKPVLAQKILQQSREAENALADVLNDSSSMEHYRTTRKPLRLENHSDESETSSVCSERSFDSFKRPTDSYSWSGSQSRLCSRDLWEPCRDINEIIVLCNSTNWQERKDGLLSLQYYLSNEMRLTPGELKHLTEIFTRMFMDSHTKGLSVFLDTVLEVIRVHKNEMHYWVYVLLQRVFVKIGTETLNSLQNKLMMTLEVIRTSFPTPLLLNNVYRFIMDATQTPNSKVKCVVLNFLTSICNHADSSSFTSSPVTLQKIISFAQDTKSMEIRCAAKLCLVAMWNCSTPQMIMTLSELPKEQQEIVSNIVHSHMRKSSTGSEPTSPLVASSPKALSPGISPMRDGVDQEEIYRSLRKTTAEIQNYSYETLGSKLDRDRDTTSQDSGISQMSLGNDVKNDVGTIEERMEELTIKGSLAASRTGPRSLPYNNVNGVSETDSNGFRSLGDLKESDVVSTILEYCLVEVPNPVEEKRQVLSQLIDLIKQGQTEHVISNFKKLLRVLIDNLNGSDMQIQIIVLQILAAIFQSESLKQCWMNYVELLTLRVLQAHCNEKRDVVKVAETTAAAMSVFPFNTVVNTLGPLIRTDPYPSVLGAIKMLTKLIEYNPNEVTDDHLEAIMPGLIKGTDHQESPVRKSCIFCMVAIHKAVGEERLLRFINQLTGSKIKLLRLYIGRSQQNTSVPTSPKNTGNS; from the exons GTTTCGAGCAATGGCATCGAGGTAATGACATATCTGATCGATCGATTGGGCACAGATTTTAGGCCGTACCAGCAGAACGTACTGCAGAACGTGATCGATCGTTTGGGCGACGCCAAGGACACGGTGCGAGAAAAAGCTCAATTACTCATACTTAAGTTACTGGAGAGGAACGTGCTAGCGCCCCAGGCCCTCCTCGAAAAACTCACGCCGGGCTTCACGCACAAAAATGCCAAGATCAGGGAGGAAATTCTGAGGTGTCTCGTGAACGTGCTGAACGA GCACGGGGCCCACAGCTTAACGTTGAGCAAGTTCATACCGGACATAGTGAAACTACTGTCGGACCCCGCGTCCTCGGTGCGAGACACCGCCTTCTCCACTCTGGTGGATCTGTACAGACACGTGGGCGAGAAGCTTCGTGTCGATCTGCAGAAGAGGAACTTGGTGCCGCAGGCCAAGTGGCCGACGCTATCGGCACGCTTCGACGAGGCCCGGGCGAACGGTGAGCTGCTCCAGTCGGCGGCTGCAACGACTTCTAAATTCGACG TGGATCAAGTAGACAACATGGCCAAAAGTATACCAATAAAGAAACCGTTGATTGGCAGCTCTGCCAAACAGCGTGTGATACCTCAAAATAGTACAAACGCTG TTCTAAGCAGAGTTGGTTCAGTGAGAAAACTGTGCCTTTCAACAT ctgGTGCTGTAGACGAAGAGTCATTTGTAAGAGCTTTTGAGGAAACGCCgacaattcaaatattttcatccaAAGAAATCTCTGAACATCTGAAAAGTATACAGGATATAATATCTGATCCCAACAAAGATTGGAATAAAAGGGCCGACGCT TTAAAGAAAATTAGATCGCTAGTAATGGCTGGCGCAACAAACTACGACGAATTCCATACGGGTCTGAAGTCCTTGGAGATTCCCTTGCAGGGCACGATCAAGGATCTAAGGTCGCAGGTGGTGCGCGAAGCATGCATCACGATAGCCTTTTTGGCCCTCAAACTCGGCAACAAGTTCGACAAGGCTGCGGAATTGTTGCTTCAACCACTCATAAATCTTATTCAAAACTCCGCCAAG GTAATGGCTACTGCCGGTCAGGTGACCGTGCGATTCATCATCCAAAACACACACAGTCCCCGCTTGATACAACCGATCACCAGCAACGCTATGACTTCTAAAAGCAAAGATATACGACGCAGCTGTTGCGAATTTATCGAACTCATGTTGACCACGTGGCCGACACATCCTCTTGAAAGGCATGTGGCGGCCCTACAAGAAGCAGTGAAGAAAGGTATCGCGGACGCCGATTCTGAAGCCAGAGTCATTTCCAGACG GGCGTTCAAAGGATTTAAAGATCATTTCCCAGAAAACGCTGAAGTTTTACTACAAAGCTTGGATCCGTCTCACAGAAGGGCAGTTCAAGGAGATACCATGTCCAACAGTTCGTCAAACAACAATCTGGCGTCGACTGGATTTAAGACACCCAGAATTCATTCGAGAACTGCATCACACAGCGCAAcag GGAGTACAGAAAATTTGTCTAGTGCCAGTGGAGGTCTTCAAAGAGCTCCTTCCTTACCTCGAAGTTATAGACAACGTAGCGGTATTCCTGTACTCACTAGAGACA ATTCAGGACGGAAAGCAGGCTTCAGAAGCAACTCGGCCATCGATCTTCAGGCGGCCCAAAGGGCGAAGGCTAGAGTTCAATACGCCCAAATGGCAAGGAACAAGATTAGTTCGGGAACAGCCAGTCTTC CTCGACCGAGAAAAGCGTCTGACGCCATGGTTACAGCCTCCCCGGAAAGAATAGGCAGAACAAGAAACAGGAGTTCACAATCGCAAC CTACCAGTCGATCGGGGTCGCCCAGTTCTCGCCTCGCCTACCTGTACAACCGCAGCACCGAACATGAGTCGCCGCGTACGCGACGCCTGTCCTCGGGCATACCGCGTTCGACGCAGGGATCACGAGACACGTCTCGCGAAACCAGTCCCAACAGGGGCGGCAACATCACAATGCGTTACAGGCGAGGCGGCGATCGTCCTCCCATCAGTCCCGCCTCGAAGCCTGTGTTGGCCCAGAAGATATTGCAGCAGAGCAGAGAGGCCGAGAATGCTCTTGCCGACGTGCTG AATGACTCTTCAAGCATGGAACACTACAGGACCACGCGAAAGCCCCTGAGGCTGGAGAACCATTCGGACGAATCGGAGACCTCTAGTGTTTGTTCTGAGCGGTCGTTCGACTCGTTCAAGAGACCTACTGAT TCATACTCATGGAGCGGTTCCCAGTCAAGACTGTGTAGCAGGGACTTATGGGAGCCCTGCCGT GATATCAACGAAATCATAGTGCTGTGTAATAGTACGAACTGGCAAGAGAGAAAAGACGGCCTCCTCTCCTTACAATATTATCTCAGCAACGAGATGCGCTTAACGCCGGGCGAATTGAAACATCTCACCGAAATTTTTACCAGGATGTTCATGGACTCCCACACGAAAGGACTAAGTGTATTTCTAGACACAGTCCTCGAAGTAATAAGGGTACATAAAAACGAAATGCACTACTGGGTCTATGTACTGTTGCAAAGAGTTTTTGTGAAAATAGGGACCGAAACTCTGAACTCCCTTCAGAACAAGCTCATGATGACACTGGAAGTTATACGAACGAGCTTTCCCACACCCCTATTACTTAATAACGTGTATAGGTTCATAATGGACGCCACTCAGACCCCCAACAGTAAAGTAAAATGTGTAGTGCTTAACTTCTTGACGTCTATCTGCAATCACGCCGACAGCAGCTCCTTCACTTCGTCACCGGTGACGCTGCAGAAAATCATTAGCTTTGCACAAGACACTAAGTCAATGGAAATCAGATGTGCCGCAAAATTATGCTTGGTGGCCATGTGGAATTGTAGCACGCCCCAGATGATCATGACCCTGAGCGAATTGCCTAAGGAACAACAGGAAATCGTGTCGAATATCGTGCACAGTCATATGAGGAAAAGTTCGACGGGCAGCGAGCCCACAAGTCCTCTGGTTGCCAGCAGTCCGAAAGCTCTATCGCCCGGTATATCGCCCATGCGCGACGGCGTGGACCAGGAGGAGATCTACAGGAGCTTGAGAAAGACCACCGCCGAAATACAGAATTACAGTTACGAAACGTTAGGCTCAAAATTGGACAGGGACCGAGATACAACGTCGCAGGACTCGGGTATTTCGCAGATGTCTTTGGGCAACGATGTTAAGAACGATGTGGGAACTATTGAAGAAAGGATGGAGGAACTAACCATAAAAGGTAGTCTTGCCGCTTCTAGGACGGGACCTAGATCATTACCCTACAACAACGTAAACGGTGTTTCTGAAACTGATTCGAATGGTTTCAGAAGTTTAG gAGACTTGAAAGAATCCGATGTAGTTTCCACAATATTAGAGTATTGTTTGGTTGAAGTTCCGAATCCAGTGGAAGAAAAGCGTCAGGTGTTATCTCAATTAATAGATCTTATAAAGCAAGGGCAGACGGAACatgtaataagtaattttaa gaaattgttgcgagttttaattgataatctCAATGGGTCAGACATGCAGATTCAGATAATAGTCCTTCAAATATTGGCGGCTATATTCCAGTCTGAGTCGTTGAAGCAATGCTGGATGAATTACGTAGAATTGTTAACGTTAAGAGTACTTCAGGCACATTGTAATGAAAAGCGAGAT gtTGTCAAAGTGGCGGAAACAACAGCAGCAGCGATGAGTGTATTTCCTTTCAATACTGTGGTGAATACTTTGGGCCCATTAATCAGGACCGATCCCTATCCTTCGGTGTTAGGGGCCATAAAAATGCTAACCAAATTGATCGAGTATAACCCGAATGAGGTTACCGACGACCACTTGGAAGCTATCATGCCCGGACttattaaa ggTACTGATCATCAAGAGAGTCCCGTGCGAAAGAGTTGCATATTTTGTATGGTGGCCATCCACAAGGCGGTGGGTGAGGAGCGGCTGTTACGTTTCATCAATCAGTTGACCGGTAGCAAGATCAAATTGTTGCGGTTGTACATTGGGCGTTCGCAGCAAAACACTTCGGTACCCACGAGTCCCAAGAACACGGGAAACAGCTAG